The genome window CCGAGAACATCGACGAGCGCGCCATATGCTTTGGCCATCTCTATAATTCCTTCTGCCTCGCGCTTCTGCCGGTAAAAAGCGGTGTCTGCCTCTTTGCTCTGGCGATAATCTGACCTCATCAGCGCAAAtgaaagaggaaaggaaacaTAGGTTCAGAGACGTACAGGTTGCGTCAGCTTCCATCTTTCGTTTGTATAGCTGGGCATCTGCAGCATTTTGTTCCGTATAGAAGGAAGCATCTGCTTTTTCTTGAGAAGACTCGCGTGCGACCTTGCTTTTCGTAACCTCCACGGCTCGTAGGCGTTCGAGCTCTGTTTCTGCACGCTTAGACTCAACCTGCTTTTGCAGCTCTGCGTCTCTCATTTCTGCTTGGCGTTGGGCCGAAATTTTGGCAAGTCGAACGCTATTATCGAGCTCAGTCTGACGGTTCATGAGTTCAGAGTcagccttggccttttcgGCCTTCCGCTTTGTCTCCAAAACTGCAGTGTCGGCATCGATCTTCGAGATCTCCTGTTTTGCTCGTCCTTTCTTTTCGGCCTCACCGATTTCTCCCCTCATTCGTGCCTCAGCCACATCGATCTTGGCCTGATTGAGGGCTCCTTCATGCGCTTTACGGCTAAGGAAGGCGAAATACTCGCTGCCCGGCGTATCTTGAAGCTCCTTCACGTTGGCGTTATAACTATGAAATGATATAAGCCACAATGCTAACAAAAGGGCAATGTGCCAAACGTACATTTTCAGTCCAAATTGCTGAAGCTCGCTCTGAACGTTTCGAATGACTATTCGGTATCACGTTAGTAGGTTCTAAGATCGGAACTCAGTGACAACCACGGACCCTTTGTCTTGAAAATTTGTCTCTCTTTGAATATCTCTTCCATGGTCATGCTGGAGACGATGACACGGTTTTCGCCTTCAATGATCCCCTTGACAATGTCTTGGACATGATCTCGTCTTGTTGGGTCCGTCAAATCTTTGGTCTTAGTAAAATTAGCCTCGGAGGTGCTGCCGGACAGAAGCAGCGCGTATTTTTTCAGGGCCTCGGCTTCATTATCTGGGCCGATTGTAAAGACCGCAGGCAGCGAGAACTGCAGCTTTTCAGTAGTCATGGCTTGGAGGTTAAGAGAGAAGTCGAAAGGCGCGACAGAGATTCTTGTACACCTGATGGGGACACCGAGAAGTTAGCTACTTCAAGACCTTAACCGATGCTTAAGGAATACATACTCGCTGCCATGGCATGACAATGGCTTTCTTGCATATCCGTATATCGTCGATCCCAGCACCCGTAAGTACGAGATACTCGTTCGGTCGAGAGATCGCGtatctggagaagatgagcatTTCTGCTACGAGTGGGAACTATCGTCTCAACATACCGCATCTTGGGAACTGTCCACAGAGAATATCATGAAGATCGAGGTGCCAGGAGATACGGGAGACAAGCAGACTTTGAACTGTGAACAATACTGATATGATCAAATATTCTTGGATATGGGGAAAGCATTGCGATCGGGAAGTAGGCTTATATACCTTTCAAATGCCCACTGAGCTCTAAGGACCCTCCCAGTAAGCCTTGCCAGGCTTGTACTATAGGTGCCCATGTCCAAAAGGGTCTGCAGTCGACCGAGGTTTGAGCTCCATCTGTTGACTTCATTACGGAATTTTGGTGCGAAAAGCCATAGAGTAACCTGTATCATTCGTATGTCTCCCAAGCCAGCCACCGCCACGCCTGTGAAAGTATACCTCAGTGAAGAGTAGGTACCAAACAAGATCCGTAGTATACAGTGGCATGTCAAAAGTCTGAATCCAGTGTATTACTACTATTTAGTCTCTGATATTCTATCCATAGATTTGAATCTGTCAGTACCTCCCTCAATAGTAATAACATTATGGCATCTCAAAGAGAATTATCTCCACTTATACATGTATTTATCTGTGAGCTCCATAATATTGGATTGAGTCATTAGATTCAAATCTGCATATAAAACATTCT of Aspergillus fumigatus Af293 chromosome 2, whole genome shotgun sequence contains these proteins:
- a CDS encoding flotillin domain protein, giving the protein MRYAISRPNEYLVLTGAGIDDIRICKKAIVMPWQRCTRISVAPFDFSLNLQAMTTEKLQFSLPAVFTIGPDNEAEALKKYALLLSGSTSEANFTKTKDLTDPTRRDHVQDIVKGIIEGENRVIVSSMTMEEIFKERQIFKTKVIRNVQSELQQFGLKIYNANVKELQDTPGSEYFAFLSRKAHEGALNQAKIDVAEARMRGEIGEAEKKGRAKQEISKIDADTAVLETKRKAEKAKADSELMNRQTELDNSVRLAKISAQRQAEMRDAELQKQVESKRAETELERLRAVEVTKSKVARESSQEKADASFYTEQNAADAQLYKRKMEADATYYRQSKEADTAFYRQKREAEGIIEMAKAYGALVDVLGGPQAFLQYRMLETGAYEKLAQANGLAIQGLNPRITTWNTGNASSSNDTMGPIRDIMQSLPPLFSTIHDQTGISPPTWLAQMPSGQQSQ